One genomic segment of Pelagerythrobacter marensis includes these proteins:
- a CDS encoding dihydroorotase — protein MKQARPITVTGGRLVLPDGMRPGALRIVDGTIAAVGEAEPQDGDETIDAGGALIAPALVDFGVFAIDKPAFHFGGIARAALMPDQAPPLDLPSRVSHLAKSGKPDFWVHPLAAATRGLEGRELAELALMKEAGARGIATGRRWIADSGVMLRLMQYAAMLDLVVVAHAEDGALVGSAAATAGEVATRLGLPAAPAEAEALAVARDIALAELSGARLHFRQVTTRAALDIVRAAKARGVTVTAGVTPPHFMLSDLATADFRTFARLSPPLRCEGDRQAVIEAIGDGTIDVIASGHDPRGPEDKRLPFADAEPGMAGAETLLAMTLTLVRDGVIDFPRAFDLLARAPARLLGVSAGELREGFEGDVALIDPEKPWVVDRRKMEATAGNTPFDGQPAQGRVLALFKGGIAP, from the coding sequence ATGAAGCAGGCGCGGCCGATCACGGTGACCGGCGGCAGGCTGGTCCTGCCTGACGGGATGCGCCCCGGCGCTCTGCGCATTGTCGATGGAACCATCGCAGCCGTTGGCGAGGCGGAGCCGCAGGATGGCGACGAGACGATCGACGCCGGCGGCGCCCTGATCGCCCCGGCTCTGGTCGATTTCGGCGTGTTCGCGATTGACAAGCCGGCGTTCCACTTCGGCGGCATCGCACGCGCTGCCCTGATGCCCGACCAGGCGCCGCCGCTCGATCTGCCCAGCCGGGTTTCACATCTGGCGAAAAGCGGGAAGCCGGATTTCTGGGTCCATCCGCTTGCCGCGGCGACACGCGGGCTGGAAGGGCGCGAGCTTGCCGAACTGGCGCTGATGAAGGAAGCGGGCGCGCGCGGAATTGCCACGGGCCGCCGCTGGATCGCCGATTCCGGCGTCATGCTGCGGCTGATGCAATATGCGGCGATGCTCGACCTGGTCGTGGTCGCCCATGCGGAGGACGGCGCGCTCGTCGGATCGGCGGCGGCGACCGCGGGGGAGGTCGCGACACGCCTCGGCCTGCCCGCCGCACCTGCCGAAGCGGAGGCGCTTGCCGTCGCTCGCGACATCGCGCTGGCCGAACTGAGCGGCGCCCGGCTGCATTTTCGCCAGGTCACCACTCGCGCGGCGCTGGATATCGTGCGTGCGGCGAAAGCCCGCGGTGTGACGGTGACTGCGGGTGTCACTCCGCCTCACTTCATGCTGTCGGATCTCGCAACTGCGGATTTCCGCACGTTTGCCCGCCTTTCCCCGCCGTTGCGGTGCGAGGGTGATCGTCAGGCGGTGATCGAGGCGATCGGAGACGGCACGATCGATGTCATCGCATCCGGCCATGATCCGCGCGGGCCGGAGGACAAGCGGCTGCCGTTTGCCGATGCCGAGCCGGGCATGGCGGGCGCCGAAACACTCCTGGCGATGACGCTGACGCTCGTTCGCGACGGTGTGATCGATTTTCCGCGGGCCTTCGATCTGCTGGCACGCGCCCCGGCGCGGTTGCTGGGGGTATCAGCGGGAGAGCTGCGCGAAGGTTTCGAAGGCGATGTGGCCTTGATCGACCCCGAAAAGCCCTGGGTCGTCGACCGGCGCAAGATGGAAGCGACCGCGGGCAATACACCGTTCGACGGGCAGCCGGCGCAGGGCCGCGTGCTGGCCTTGTTCAAGGGCGGGATCGCGCCCTAG
- a CDS encoding SPOR domain-containing protein — translation MTRTAKTNRLVALALTSALATTALTGCTTKSAPRADLSANKAQTALEKGQEDAAVAHAEAAVRAEPRNQQYRAVLGAAYLKAGRFQSAATSFQDAMSLGDNSPRTALSYVLAEIAVGNYPKAIAVLDDWRDDLDPADLGLALALAGQPDRGANVLANALRGGLNTAKVRQNLAYAYALQGNWRAARLMAAEDVPSDEIDQRIGEWAKAVQPEMYQARVAHLLGAPVVNDPGQPVALALNNNPGSEQLAAEAAALAPQSGELAPVRASDAYAAYTPADTAAELPAAEPAPQLAVAPPQVEAPKDVQSAFAAPAPAGATPAQITESVIAFISEPVVQKMPARYGVEASARSTARAASEKAAAPFDGANGKHLVQLGSFSSREGARRAWGVYARTYPNLDRYRMVITEARVRGKTYYRVSAGGLQSAEARTMCSTVKARGEGCITWAEGRPLPGAIAGNVRMARR, via the coding sequence ATGACCCGGACCGCCAAGACCAATCGCCTCGTCGCGCTCGCGCTGACCAGCGCCCTTGCGACCACAGCCCTTACCGGTTGCACGACCAAGTCCGCGCCCCGCGCCGACCTGTCCGCCAACAAGGCGCAGACGGCGCTGGAAAAGGGGCAGGAAGATGCTGCGGTCGCCCATGCGGAAGCCGCAGTCCGGGCCGAACCGCGGAACCAGCAGTATCGCGCAGTCCTGGGCGCGGCCTATCTCAAGGCCGGTCGGTTCCAGTCGGCCGCCACGAGTTTTCAGGATGCGATGTCGCTCGGTGACAACTCGCCGCGCACCGCGCTTAGCTATGTCCTCGCCGAAATCGCCGTAGGCAATTATCCGAAGGCAATTGCCGTGCTCGACGATTGGCGCGACGACCTCGATCCCGCCGATCTCGGGCTTGCGCTCGCCCTTGCCGGGCAGCCCGATCGCGGTGCGAACGTGCTCGCCAACGCCCTGCGCGGCGGCCTGAACACTGCGAAAGTGCGGCAGAACCTCGCCTATGCCTACGCCCTGCAGGGCAATTGGCGTGCCGCGCGCCTGATGGCGGCGGAAGATGTTCCTTCGGACGAGATCGATCAGCGGATCGGCGAATGGGCCAAGGCCGTCCAGCCCGAAATGTATCAAGCGCGGGTCGCCCATCTGCTGGGTGCACCAGTGGTGAACGATCCCGGTCAGCCGGTCGCGCTGGCGCTTAACAACAATCCCGGCTCCGAACAGCTTGCTGCCGAGGCGGCCGCGCTTGCCCCCCAATCCGGCGAGCTTGCACCGGTGCGGGCATCCGATGCCTACGCAGCTTACACTCCTGCCGATACAGCAGCCGAATTGCCCGCCGCGGAGCCTGCACCGCAGCTTGCGGTCGCCCCGCCGCAGGTCGAGGCCCCGAAAGACGTGCAAAGCGCCTTTGCCGCACCGGCACCCGCGGGTGCCACGCCAGCCCAGATTACCGAAAGCGTGATCGCGTTCATTTCGGAACCGGTCGTGCAGAAAATGCCCGCGCGGTACGGCGTGGAAGCTTCCGCGCGCAGCACGGCGCGAGCTGCAAGCGAGAAGGCGGCTGCGCCTTTCGACGGCGCAAACGGCAAGCATCTGGTCCAGCTGGGGTCGTTCTCCAGCCGCGAGGGCGCGCGCCGCGCCTGGGGCGTTTACGCGCGTACCTATCCGAACCTCGATCGCTATCGCATGGTCATCACCGAGGCGCGCGTTCGCGGGAAGACCTATTACCGCGTATCGGCGGGTGGACTTCAGTCCGCTGAAGCCCGGACGATGTGTTCGACGGTAAAGGCGCGCGGCGAAGGCTGCATCACATGGGCCGAAGGCCGGCCGCTGCCCGGTGCGATCGCCGGCAATGTCCGCATGGCGCGTCGCTGA
- a CDS encoding ParA family protein: MRVLALASQKGGSGKTTLSGHLAVQAQRAGAGPVVLIDIDPQGSLADWWNEREAEYPAFAQTTVARLASDLQILRQQGFKLAVIDTPPAITMAIQSVIGVAELIVVPTRPSPHDLRAVGATVDLCERAGKPLVFVVNAATPKAKITSEAAVALSQHGTVAPITLHQRTDYAASMIDGRTVMEVDPDSRSAAEVTALWNYVADRLEKNFRRTVFAAPNTVSPAAGVYRPAGGFGRRVAQ, translated from the coding sequence GTGCGAGTATTGGCATTGGCGTCACAAAAGGGGGGATCGGGCAAAACGACGCTGTCCGGTCACCTGGCCGTGCAGGCGCAACGCGCCGGCGCCGGGCCGGTCGTGCTTATCGACATCGACCCGCAGGGCTCCCTCGCCGATTGGTGGAATGAACGCGAGGCCGAATATCCGGCGTTCGCGCAAACGACAGTCGCCCGCTTGGCCAGCGATCTTCAGATATTGCGCCAGCAGGGCTTCAAACTGGCCGTGATCGACACGCCGCCGGCGATTACAATGGCCATCCAGTCGGTTATCGGCGTTGCGGAGCTGATCGTGGTGCCGACGCGCCCCAGCCCGCACGATCTGCGCGCGGTCGGCGCGACCGTCGACCTATGCGAGCGCGCCGGCAAGCCGCTCGTCTTCGTCGTCAATGCCGCCACCCCGAAAGCCAAGATCACGTCCGAAGCTGCGGTCGCGCTGAGCCAGCACGGTACCGTCGCGCCGATCACCCTGCATCAGCGGACCGACTATGCCGCATCGATGATCGATGGCCGCACGGTGATGGAAGTCGATCCCGACAGCCGCAGCGCCGCCGAAGTCACGGCCCTATGGAATTACGTCGCCGACCGTCTCGAAAAGAATTTCCGCCGCACCGTATTCGCGGCCCCGAACACGGTTTCGCCGGCCGCCGGGGTCTATCGTCCTGCCGGGGGCTTCGGCCGCCGGGTGGCGCAGTAG
- a CDS encoding SPOR domain-containing protein, with protein sequence MKIAHRLQTFAAVFALAGAAAPALADVKAGVDAWSRGDFAVAVQEWREPAREGDADAQFNLGQAYRLGREVESDPAQAEVFYAKAAAQGHIKAAENLGLMLFQSGRREEALPYVTAASDRGDPRAQYLLGIAHFNGDMVEKDWVRAYALLTLANAAGLPQAGPAIQQMDDYISLTDRQEAQALAQSLKRESDAARAQQLAAADLALGGETAAVTPPPAPRQVQPPAVPATSGRVPASIPNTGISPSVASAQAAIEEASRVTGTSTPAQAGADFARPVAAPPQAAPSQSAATSAAASPPPSPPAQSAPEPTPQGVWRVQLGAFSVSGNAERMWRNLSGEAALAGKAKILVPTGRLTKLQAGGFASRGDAQAACATLKARGHACLVAR encoded by the coding sequence ATGAAGATCGCACACAGATTGCAGACATTTGCCGCAGTGTTCGCACTCGCCGGGGCGGCTGCGCCCGCGCTGGCGGACGTCAAGGCCGGTGTCGACGCGTGGAGCCGCGGAGACTTCGCCGTCGCAGTGCAGGAATGGCGCGAGCCTGCGCGGGAGGGGGACGCTGACGCCCAGTTCAACCTGGGGCAGGCCTATCGCCTAGGTCGCGAGGTCGAAAGCGACCCGGCCCAGGCGGAAGTGTTCTATGCTAAGGCGGCGGCGCAGGGTCATATCAAGGCCGCGGAAAACTTGGGGTTGATGCTGTTTCAGTCCGGCCGCCGGGAAGAGGCGTTGCCATATGTGACTGCGGCGTCCGACCGCGGCGATCCGCGCGCGCAGTATCTGCTGGGTATCGCGCACTTCAACGGCGACATGGTGGAGAAGGATTGGGTCCGCGCTTACGCCCTGCTCACGCTCGCCAATGCTGCCGGTCTGCCTCAGGCGGGGCCTGCGATCCAGCAGATGGACGATTACATCTCGCTGACCGACCGGCAGGAAGCTCAGGCTCTGGCCCAGTCGCTCAAGCGGGAAAGCGATGCTGCGCGCGCGCAGCAGCTGGCCGCTGCGGATCTGGCGCTGGGTGGAGAAACGGCGGCCGTAACGCCGCCACCGGCACCGCGTCAGGTGCAGCCCCCTGCCGTCCCCGCTACGTCAGGCCGCGTGCCTGCATCGATCCCGAACACGGGCATTTCCCCCTCGGTCGCCTCCGCCCAGGCTGCGATCGAGGAGGCGAGCCGTGTGACCGGCACGAGCACGCCTGCGCAAGCTGGCGCGGACTTCGCTCGCCCTGTCGCCGCACCGCCCCAGGCGGCGCCCAGCCAGTCTGCGGCAACCTCCGCAGCGGCATCGCCGCCACCGTCTCCGCCGGCGCAGTCAGCGCCCGAACCAACGCCTCAGGGCGTCTGGCGGGTCCAGCTGGGCGCATTTTCGGTGTCCGGGAATGCAGAGCGCATGTGGCGCAATCTTTCCGGGGAGGCCGCGCTGGCTGGAAAGGCGAAGATTCTCGTTCCGACGGGGCGGCTGACCAAGCTGCAGGCGGGCGGCTTCGCCAGTCGCGGGGACGCTCAGGCTGCCTGCGCGACTTTGAAGGCGCGCGGCCACGCTTGTCTGGTGGCGCGCTAG
- a CDS encoding DUF418 domain-containing protein, protein MANEQGTAGAHAPDQAAAAPAKEGERIASLDFIRGIAVLGILAANIVAFGQPFAAYMYPGAFAVPHGETSNWMWVAQFVLIDGKMRGLFTLLFGAGLFLFMERVWARGGSRWLQVRRLLWLGLFGLAHFFLIWRGDILFSYAVCGLVAVLCLRWTIKTQLIVGLVGYLVGALLYLAMIGPAYFVADTELGEQAAFAEMRADLEREKETELQDGRQELEIISDGRYGDFVANNVTEHASDLSFYIMLWLMETLPLMLVGMALYRLGLFSGGFDSHRQRRWGWIGLIGGGLLTLPIALWVKATGFTYYGTLAAMVSFSPLPRLAMVLGLAALLALWGAQAGGWLAVRLAAAGRAAFTNYLGTSIVMMLVFHGWAGGLYGELNRPELYIVVLAAWVLMLAWSKPWLDRFRYGPLEWLWRCLTYGRIFPLKR, encoded by the coding sequence ATGGCGAACGAACAGGGCACCGCCGGGGCGCATGCACCCGATCAGGCTGCTGCCGCACCTGCGAAGGAAGGGGAGCGGATCGCCAGCCTCGATTTCATTCGCGGCATTGCGGTCTTGGGCATTCTGGCGGCCAATATCGTCGCCTTCGGCCAGCCTTTTGCCGCCTACATGTATCCGGGTGCCTTCGCGGTGCCGCATGGCGAAACCTCGAACTGGATGTGGGTCGCGCAGTTCGTGCTGATCGACGGCAAGATGCGCGGGCTATTCACCCTGCTGTTCGGTGCAGGTCTTTTCCTGTTCATGGAAAGGGTCTGGGCACGCGGCGGATCACGCTGGCTTCAGGTGCGCCGCTTGCTGTGGCTGGGCCTGTTCGGACTGGCGCATTTCTTTCTGATCTGGCGCGGCGACATCCTGTTTTCCTATGCCGTCTGCGGGCTTGTCGCGGTGCTGTGCTTGAGATGGACGATCAAGACGCAGCTGATCGTCGGTCTTGTCGGCTATCTGGTCGGCGCACTGCTCTATCTGGCGATGATCGGTCCGGCCTATTTCGTGGCGGACACCGAACTGGGCGAGCAAGCCGCATTCGCCGAAATGCGCGCCGATCTCGAACGGGAGAAAGAAACCGAGTTACAGGATGGTCGCCAAGAGCTGGAGATCATATCGGACGGCCGCTATGGCGATTTCGTCGCCAACAACGTGACCGAACATGCCAGCGACCTGTCGTTCTACATCATGCTGTGGCTGATGGAGACGCTGCCATTAATGCTCGTGGGCATGGCGCTCTACCGGCTCGGTCTGTTCAGTGGCGGCTTCGACTCTCACCGCCAGCGACGCTGGGGCTGGATCGGACTGATCGGCGGCGGCCTGTTGACCCTGCCGATTGCGCTTTGGGTCAAGGCCACGGGGTTTACCTATTATGGAACGCTCGCGGCCATGGTCAGCTTTTCCCCTCTGCCGCGACTGGCGATGGTGCTCGGGCTCGCGGCATTGCTTGCCCTGTGGGGCGCGCAGGCAGGCGGCTGGCTGGCCGTGCGCCTGGCGGCGGCGGGCAGAGCCGCCTTTACCAACTATCTCGGCACGTCGATCGTGATGATGCTCGTCTTCCACGGCTGGGCAGGGGGGCTTTACGGCGAATTGAACCGGCCGGAACTGTATATTGTCGTGCTGGCCGCCTGGGTCCTGATGCTTGCCTGGTCGAAGCCGTGGCTCGACCGATTTCGCTATGGCCCGCTCGAATGGCTGTGGCGTTGCCTGACTTATGGTCGGATCTTTCCACTGAAGCGCTGA
- a CDS encoding (2Fe-2S)-binding protein has product MYICICNAIRESDLRRTARRCPGDAEAVYAALGKRPNCGQCLDDAEDVLAEEREMAFLPACAA; this is encoded by the coding sequence ATGTACATCTGCATCTGCAATGCCATTAGGGAAAGCGACCTGCGCCGTACGGCGCGGCGTTGTCCGGGCGATGCGGAAGCGGTTTATGCGGCATTGGGCAAGCGCCCCAATTGCGGCCAGTGCCTCGACGATGCGGAAGACGTCCTGGCTGAAGAGCGGGAAATGGCCTTCCTTCCGGCCTGCGCCGCCTGA
- the bfr gene encoding bacterioferritin, with the protein MKGDAKVIEFLNKALTNELTAINQYWLHYRVLKDWGVERLAEYERHESIDEMKHADILAERILFLNGLPNFQAIHKLKVGETVEEILKADLAMEQEAIPLLRDAIEHSESVRDYVSREIFERILESEEEHVDFLETQFDMIERMGLQNYVQLQSKPAGDED; encoded by the coding sequence GTGAAAGGCGACGCGAAAGTCATAGAGTTCCTGAACAAGGCGCTCACCAACGAACTGACCGCAATCAACCAGTACTGGCTGCACTACAGGGTGCTGAAGGACTGGGGCGTCGAGCGGCTGGCCGAATATGAACGGCATGAATCGATCGACGAGATGAAGCATGCCGACATTCTCGCCGAACGCATCCTGTTCCTGAACGGGCTGCCGAACTTCCAGGCGATCCACAAGCTGAAGGTAGGCGAAACGGTCGAGGAAATCCTCAAGGCCGACCTCGCGATGGAGCAGGAAGCGATCCCGCTGCTGCGCGATGCCATCGAACACAGCGAAAGCGTGCGCGATTACGTCAGCCGCGAGATATTCGAACGCATCCTCGAAAGTGAGGAAGAGCATGTCGATTTCCTCGAAACGCAATTCGACATGATCGAGCGGATGGGCCTGCAGAACTACGTTCAGCTGCAAAGCAAGCCCGCCGGCGACGAAGACTGA
- a CDS encoding DUF2721 domain-containing protein, giving the protein MIDLLSSSGSLAIEMLERTASTPQVQQMVQLSLAPAFLLGGIGAIMNVMMSRMIWIAERIERIERRIEDEKAGEVEISELPWLGQRRRHAQKAVVFSTASAAVISVVIGLLFISAYIEPQIGTITAIAWVLTMVLLIIGLGFFLLETRLAARGVRPPHRRRR; this is encoded by the coding sequence ATGATCGACCTGCTTTCTTCCAGCGGCAGCCTGGCGATCGAAATGCTCGAACGCACCGCCAGCACCCCGCAAGTGCAGCAAATGGTGCAGCTCTCGCTTGCTCCTGCCTTCCTGCTGGGCGGTATTGGCGCAATCATGAACGTCATGATGTCCCGCATGATCTGGATCGCCGAACGGATCGAACGGATCGAGCGGAGGATCGAAGACGAGAAAGCGGGCGAGGTCGAGATCAGCGAGCTTCCCTGGCTCGGCCAGCGTCGTCGGCACGCGCAAAAGGCTGTCGTGTTTTCCACCGCGTCCGCCGCTGTGATCAGCGTTGTTATCGGCCTGCTGTTCATCAGCGCCTATATCGAACCGCAGATCGGGACGATCACGGCAATCGCATGGGTTTTGACGATGGTGCTGCTTATCATCGGCCTGGGCTTCTTCCTGCTCGAAACCCGCCTGGCCGCCCGCGGCGTGCGCCCCCCGCACCGAAGGAGGCGTTGA
- the der gene encoding ribosome biogenesis GTPase Der, which translates to MTRKPHVIIIGRPNVGKSTLFNRLVGKKLALVDDQPGVTRDRRLGDAVIAGLEFTIVDTAGWEDDDPETLPGRMRRQTEVSLEGADAALFVIDARAGLTPLDEEIARWLRSQTLPIVPVANKAEGKMGEAGVLEAWSLGFGEPVPLSAEHGEGVADLFRALWPIIGDTAEGPEAEADSETVDDQEIDGDEAESVDESDLGPLKLAIVGRPNAGKSTLINRLLGEDRLLTGPEAGITRDSIAVDWHWTDPASGTEREIRLIDTAGMRKKARVTEKLERLSVADARRAVDFAEVVVLLLDATKGLEHQDLKIADMVLQEGRALMVAINKWDIAENASSLFNGIRGALDEGLSQVRGLPLFAVSARTGKGLDTMLTAAFELRASWSKRVPTAALNRWFDDALEANPPPAPKGKRIKLRYITQSSTRPPRFVVFGTRLDMLPKSYERYLVNGIRRELGFDAVPVRVVLKSPKNPYKSG; encoded by the coding sequence ATGACCCGAAAGCCCCACGTCATCATCATCGGCCGGCCGAATGTCGGCAAGTCGACGCTGTTCAATCGCCTCGTCGGCAAGAAGCTGGCGCTGGTCGATGACCAGCCCGGCGTGACCCGCGACCGGCGGCTGGGCGATGCCGTCATCGCAGGGCTGGAATTCACGATTGTCGATACCGCAGGGTGGGAAGACGACGATCCCGAAACCCTGCCCGGTCGCATGCGCCGGCAAACGGAAGTCAGCCTGGAAGGCGCCGATGCGGCATTGTTCGTGATCGACGCGCGCGCCGGGCTGACGCCGCTGGACGAGGAAATCGCACGCTGGCTGCGCAGCCAGACATTGCCGATCGTACCGGTGGCGAACAAGGCCGAAGGCAAGATGGGCGAAGCGGGCGTGCTGGAGGCATGGTCCCTCGGCTTCGGCGAACCGGTGCCGCTGTCAGCCGAACATGGCGAAGGGGTGGCGGACCTGTTCCGCGCGCTCTGGCCCATCATCGGCGACACGGCTGAAGGGCCGGAAGCCGAAGCGGACAGCGAAACCGTCGACGATCAGGAAATCGACGGCGACGAGGCGGAGAGCGTGGACGAATCGGACCTCGGACCGCTCAAGCTCGCGATCGTGGGCCGACCCAACGCGGGCAAATCGACGCTGATAAATCGCCTTCTCGGCGAAGATCGACTGCTCACCGGCCCGGAAGCCGGGATCACCCGCGATTCGATTGCGGTCGATTGGCACTGGACCGATCCAGCGAGCGGAACCGAGCGCGAAATTCGCCTGATCGACACCGCCGGTATGCGCAAGAAAGCCCGCGTCACCGAAAAGCTGGAACGATTGAGCGTTGCCGATGCGCGGCGCGCGGTCGATTTTGCCGAAGTCGTGGTCCTCCTGCTCGACGCGACGAAGGGGCTGGAACACCAGGACCTGAAAATCGCCGACATGGTGCTGCAGGAAGGGCGCGCGCTCATGGTTGCGATCAACAAGTGGGATATCGCGGAAAATGCGTCGTCCCTGTTCAACGGCATCCGCGGTGCGCTGGACGAAGGTCTATCGCAGGTTCGCGGGTTACCGCTGTTCGCAGTCAGCGCCCGCACCGGCAAGGGGCTCGACACGATGCTGACCGCCGCGTTCGAGCTTCGCGCAAGCTGGTCCAAGCGGGTGCCGACGGCAGCGCTCAACCGCTGGTTCGACGATGCGCTGGAAGCCAATCCGCCGCCTGCGCCGAAGGGCAAGCGGATCAAGCTGCGCTATATCACCCAGTCCAGCACGCGCCCGCCCCGCTTCGTGGTGTTCGGGACGAGGCTCGATATGTTGCCGAAGAGCTACGAACGCTATCTCGTCAACGGGATCCGCCGCGAACTGGGCTTCGATGCAGTCCCAGTGCGGGTGGTGCTCAAGAGCCCGAAAAATCCGTATAAGAGCGGCTGA
- a CDS encoding CHAP domain-containing protein, with translation MRTVFLICAATGLCALSAPVYADASASFEPRIGAGDGKELPPYLQCVPYARQLSGVQIYGDAHTWWGQAEGRYARGNEPRIGAVMAFEPHGSMRLGHVATVSRVIDRRTVLLDHANWSPINGRRGQIERNVKAIDVSPNNDWSQVRVWYDPIEGLGTTPWPVHGFIYSEKPNLPAQRLARAPARQPESGSPVAESHQPPAGPPSRAFLTAFADMTPAPMTRQSASAPTSGRVQALPQRKAMPKRKEVSAVAQADPIARAVARYSN, from the coding sequence ATGAGGACAGTTTTCCTGATTTGTGCTGCGACCGGCTTATGCGCGCTTTCTGCGCCGGTATATGCCGATGCGAGCGCATCGTTCGAACCCCGTATCGGGGCTGGAGACGGCAAGGAATTGCCGCCTTATCTGCAATGCGTGCCCTACGCGCGGCAGCTTTCGGGTGTGCAGATCTACGGCGATGCGCACACCTGGTGGGGCCAGGCAGAGGGGCGCTACGCACGGGGGAACGAGCCGCGCATCGGTGCCGTCATGGCGTTCGAGCCGCATGGCAGTATGCGCCTGGGCCATGTCGCGACTGTGAGCCGGGTGATCGACCGGCGCACCGTCCTGCTCGATCACGCGAACTGGTCCCCGATCAATGGCCGGCGCGGACAGATCGAGCGCAACGTCAAGGCAATCGACGTCTCTCCGAACAACGACTGGAGCCAGGTCCGCGTCTGGTACGATCCGATCGAGGGCCTGGGAACGACTCCCTGGCCCGTGCATGGATTCATCTATTCCGAAAAACCGAATTTGCCCGCGCAGCGCCTTGCCCGCGCGCCGGCGCGCCAGCCCGAATCGGGGAGCCCGGTGGCAGAATCGCACCAGCCTCCAGCAGGGCCACCCTCACGCGCCTTCCTGACGGCGTTTGCAGATATGACCCCCGCGCCAATGACCCGGCAGTCGGCATCGGCTCCCACCAGCGGGCGCGTTCAGGCATTGCCGCAGCGCAAGGCCATGCCCAAGCGGAAAGAGGTTTCCGCTGTCGCTCAGGCCGATCCGATAGCGCGCGCGGTGGCCCGGTACAGCAACTGA
- a CDS encoding DUF3297 family protein — translation MSEESKTDTPPDRLSVNPRSEFFDAEKLQRGVGIRFKGRVRTDIEEYSVSGGWVRVQAGKTVDRKGQPLTLRLTGPVEAWYEDLGEDAPVARA, via the coding sequence ATGAGCGAAGAAAGCAAGACTGACACCCCGCCCGACCGGCTCTCGGTCAATCCGCGGAGCGAATTTTTCGATGCCGAGAAACTGCAACGCGGCGTTGGAATACGGTTCAAGGGGCGCGTCAGGACCGATATCGAAGAATATTCGGTGTCCGGCGGATGGGTCCGCGTCCAGGCCGGCAAGACGGTCGACCGCAAAGGGCAGCCGTTGACGCTCAGGCTCACCGGGCCGGTTGAGGCCTGGTACGAGGATCTGGGCGAAGACGCGCCTGTCGCGCGCGCCTGA